From a region of the Thermus caldilimi genome:
- a CDS encoding carbohydrate ABC transporter permease, producing MRTFPLHALLSLGALLALGVYAFRLGFLPGAWVGVGLGLYALLVLWGLRFGWRHVLLGLGLFAYWLPPLAFLAPLLFALLFGRGLREKEQAALYGWALVWPALALLLVWHVFPTFYAFYLSLFERVNFLRPAAFSGLENYRILLQDPLFWKALGNTFWYVIFTVPVGLFLATGVAILLNAQVAFLGFYRTLYFLPYITALTAAAAVWRWIYHPEFGFLNWLLRTPGLDWLNTPKGVFALLLEPLGVQPQGFWAGPSLAFVAIMVMSVWHFLGYQVVILLAGLQAIPKEYYEAAELDGASFWQKHRLITWPLLSPTTFFLFTLGLIGAFQVFTQVYVLTPTGGVLQDTLTLAFYLYNKGFRDSDFSYASAIAMVTFFLILVLTLVQRRVLERRVNYEI from the coding sequence ATGCGGACCTTTCCCCTTCATGCCCTTCTGTCCTTGGGGGCACTCCTTGCCTTGGGTGTGTACGCCTTCCGGCTCGGCTTTCTCCCGGGGGCCTGGGTGGGGGTGGGGCTTGGGCTTTACGCCCTTCTCGTCCTTTGGGGGCTTCGTTTTGGTTGGCGCCATGTCCTTTTGGGGCTGGGGCTTTTTGCGTACTGGCTCCCACCCCTGGCGTTTTTGGCTCCTCTCTTGTTTGCCCTCTTGTTTGGCCGGGGCCTTAGGGAAAAGGAGCAGGCAGCCCTCTACGGCTGGGCCCTGGTTTGGCCGGCCTTAGCCCTCCTTCTGGTCTGGCATGTTTTCCCCACCTTTTACGCCTTTTATCTGAGCCTTTTTGAACGGGTGAACTTCCTTCGCCCGGCGGCCTTCTCCGGTTTGGAGAACTACCGTATCCTCCTCCAAGACCCTCTTTTCTGGAAGGCCTTGGGGAACACCTTCTGGTACGTGATCTTTACCGTGCCGGTGGGCCTTTTCCTGGCCACGGGGGTGGCCATCCTTCTGAACGCCCAGGTGGCCTTCCTGGGGTTTTACCGCACCCTTTACTTTCTCCCCTACATCACCGCCCTCACGGCGGCGGCGGCGGTGTGGCGGTGGATCTACCACCCGGAATTCGGTTTCCTCAACTGGCTTCTGCGCACCCCGGGTCTGGACTGGCTGAACACGCCCAAGGGTGTCTTTGCCCTTCTCCTTGAGCCCCTGGGAGTTCAGCCCCAGGGGTTTTGGGCGGGGCCCAGCCTGGCCTTTGTGGCCATCATGGTCATGAGCGTGTGGCATTTTCTGGGATACCAGGTGGTGATCCTCCTGGCCGGGCTTCAGGCCATTCCCAAGGAGTATTACGAGGCGGCGGAGCTGGATGGGGCGAGCTTTTGGCAGAAGCACCGGCTTATCACCTGGCCGCTTCTTTCCCCCACCACCTTTTTCCTCTTCACCTTGGGGCTTATCGGGGCCTTCCAGGTGTTCACCCAGGTTTACGTCCTGACCCCCACGGGCGGGGTGCTGCAGGATACCCTAACCCTGGCTTTTTACCTCTACAACAAGGGCTTCCGGGATTCGGACTTTTCCTACGCCAGCGCCATCGCCATGGTGACCTTTTTCCTCATCCTGGTTCTCACCTTGGTTCAAAGGCGGGTTTTGGAAAGGCGGGTGAACTATGAGATTTAG
- the tsaB gene encoding tRNA (adenosine(37)-N6)-threonylcarbamoyltransferase complex dimerization subunit type 1 TsaB: MWTLTLDTATPYLSLGLFRGEEGVGRMVRLGRRHEEALFGLLDELLGEVGVEREEIGTLVLGEGPGSYTGLRIALAAGMGIALAHGARVFGVSSLLAASWPHLEEDGPPLKALFTARNGLYYGATYARREGKPLVLEAPRKLKAQEISRLQGSHLLLDAPPDPRALYELLPFAREGVEPLYL; encoded by the coding sequence GTGTGGACCCTCACCCTGGACACCGCTACCCCCTACCTCTCCTTGGGCCTCTTCCGCGGGGAAGAGGGGGTGGGCCGTATGGTGCGGCTGGGCCGTAGGCACGAGGAAGCCCTGTTTGGCTTACTGGACGAGCTCTTAGGGGAAGTGGGCGTGGAGCGGGAGGAGATCGGCACCCTGGTCCTGGGGGAGGGTCCGGGCTCCTACACGGGTCTTCGCATCGCTTTGGCCGCAGGCATGGGCATCGCTTTAGCCCACGGAGCCAGGGTGTTTGGGGTAAGTTCCCTCCTCGCTGCCTCCTGGCCCCATTTGGAGGAAGACGGGCCTCCCCTAAAAGCCCTTTTCACCGCCAGAAACGGGCTCTACTACGGGGCCACCTACGCCAGGCGTGAGGGGAAACCCCTTGTGCTCGAGGCCCCCAGGAAACTCAAAGCCCAGGAGATCTCACGGCTCCAGGGTAGCCACCTTCTCCTGGACGCCCCCCCTGACCCTAGGGCCCTTTACGAGCTTTTGCCCTTTGCCCGGGAGGGGGTGGAGCCCTTGTACCTTTAA
- a CDS encoding flavodoxin family protein, with protein MGLRVLGVNASARTDGFTAALLDEVLEAARGKGAVTERLDLVKHPFPFCAGNYSLDPASCGPDTCVQGPWDGFGKVAEKILNADAVVFATPVYWFSVSARMKALLERMTSMENQGLLNLGKPMALLAVAEEEGASQALAQMLLPLSYMGFVLAPLGLVYAHHRGTPNLRENAELLEDARIAGENLVLMAEKLRGAAFREPLPSYQYRLPRLPGVAAD; from the coding sequence ATGGGCTTACGCGTGCTCGGCGTCAACGCATCGGCACGGACGGACGGGTTTACGGCAGCGTTGCTGGACGAGGTTCTGGAAGCGGCCAGGGGTAAGGGAGCGGTCACCGAGCGCTTGGACTTGGTGAAGCACCCCTTTCCTTTTTGTGCGGGGAATTACTCCCTGGACCCCGCCTCCTGCGGCCCCGATACCTGCGTGCAGGGGCCCTGGGATGGGTTTGGCAAGGTGGCGGAGAAAATCCTGAATGCAGACGCTGTGGTCTTCGCCACCCCGGTCTACTGGTTTAGCGTTTCCGCCCGGATGAAGGCCCTCTTGGAGCGCATGACCTCCATGGAGAATCAAGGGCTTTTGAACCTGGGCAAGCCCATGGCTCTCCTGGCGGTGGCGGAGGAGGAGGGGGCGAGCCAGGCGCTTGCGCAGATGCTTTTACCCCTCTCCTATATGGGGTTTGTCCTGGCCCCTTTGGGTTTGGTCTACGCCCACCACCGGGGAACCCCAAATCTTAGGGAAAACGCTGAGCTCCTGGAAGACGCCCGCATCGCTGGGGAGAACCTGGTGCTGATGGCGGAGAAGCTTAGGGGTGCCGCTTTCCGGGAGCCCCTTCCCAGCTACCAGTACCGCCTGCCCCGGCTGCCAGGAGTGGCGGCGGACTAG
- a CDS encoding lipocalin family protein, producing MRRIGWLALVLTACAPALLAVVPENLPDPGDWDPKPAPLEWWYASGWAEPYAFHFAFFRAYAPPSYRILGLPGSLFGAFHAAHLALTDLRTGERRFLEVSDQDLFAPRGRAEPGPYLEVSGWRFYREGEGFRLLAGPVDLAFLPLKSPVVHPPGYSGTAETGRMYYQSYTRVEVRGRVLEEGVQGEAWLDHQWGEQFSGVSATWDWFGLHLSDGSELMAYQVKGREGQVVQVLGSRVDPLGRVEALELAFVPLEAWTSPSGRTYTLAWRLVGPELDLTLRSLFREGEILSRTTRVAYWEGPVAGEGTLRGYPVRARGMGEFVAGAWRP from the coding sequence ATGCGCCGCATCGGATGGCTGGCCCTGGTGCTGACCGCCTGTGCCCCGGCCCTCTTGGCCGTGGTCCCGGAAAACCTACCTGACCCCGGGGACTGGGACCCTAAACCCGCCCCGCTGGAGTGGTGGTACGCTTCGGGGTGGGCCGAGCCCTACGCCTTCCACTTCGCCTTTTTCAGGGCCTACGCCCCGCCCTCCTACCGCATCCTGGGTTTGCCGGGAAGCCTCTTTGGCGCTTTCCACGCCGCCCATCTGGCCCTCACCGACCTGCGCACAGGGGAAAGGCGCTTCCTGGAGGTCTCCGACCAAGACCTCTTCGCCCCCAGAGGGCGGGCGGAACCGGGCCCTTACCTGGAGGTCTCCGGTTGGCGGTTCTATAGGGAGGGGGAGGGCTTCCGCCTGCTGGCGGGACCCGTGGATCTCGCCTTCCTTCCCTTAAAGTCCCCGGTGGTCCACCCGCCTGGCTACTCGGGGACGGCGGAGACCGGACGCATGTACTACCAGTCCTACACCCGGGTGGAGGTCCGGGGCCGGGTCCTGGAGGAAGGGGTGCAGGGGGAGGCTTGGCTGGACCACCAGTGGGGGGAGCAGTTCTCCGGGGTCTCCGCCACTTGGGACTGGTTCGGCCTCCACCTCTCGGACGGTTCTGAGCTCATGGCCTACCAGGTAAAGGGCCGGGAAGGCCAGGTGGTCCAGGTGTTGGGAAGCCGGGTGGATCCCTTAGGGCGGGTGGAGGCCCTGGAGTTGGCCTTTGTGCCCCTCGAGGCCTGGACAAGCCCCTCGGGCCGCACCTACACCCTCGCTTGGCGCCTTGTGGGGCCAGAGCTGGACCTTACCCTCCGCTCCCTCTTCCGGGAAGGAGAGATCCTCTCCCGCACCACCCGGGTGGCCTACTGGGAGGGCCCGGTGGCGGGGGAGGGTACCCTTAGGGGCTACCCGGTGCGGGCCCGGGGGATGGGGGAGTTCGTGGCCGGAGCTTGGCGGCCTTAG
- a CDS encoding TatD family hydrolase encodes MTDTHAHLDFLEEAELAEAKAHLPELKAVLTLGVDPSRWERTLSLAEGNVYAAVGLHPTSAHLLSPEVEEALRHYARHPRVRAIGESGLDYYWTPETQPAQLKALEFQATLAEELGLPLVLHVRSKDGQAEEDLATWLLAHRPKRVVLHAFGGHPALEAAGLEVGAYFSFAGPLTYKKNQALWEAAQRLPLAQLLVETDTPFLPPEPHRGKRNLPHYVHHTLNKLAEVRGVALEEIESITDQNAKTCFRWT; translated from the coding sequence ATGACGGACACCCACGCCCACCTGGACTTCCTGGAGGAGGCGGAGCTCGCCGAGGCCAAGGCCCACCTCCCCGAGCTCAAGGCCGTCCTCACCCTGGGGGTGGACCCCAGCCGCTGGGAGAGGACCCTGAGCCTGGCGGAAGGGAACGTCTACGCCGCCGTGGGCCTCCACCCTACCTCCGCCCACCTCCTCTCCCCCGAGGTGGAAGAGGCCCTAAGGCACTACGCCCGCCATCCCCGGGTGCGGGCCATTGGGGAAAGCGGCCTAGACTATTACTGGACCCCCGAAACCCAGCCCGCCCAGCTCAAGGCCCTGGAGTTCCAAGCAACCCTGGCCGAGGAGCTCGGACTACCCTTGGTGCTCCATGTGCGGAGCAAGGATGGACAAGCGGAGGAAGACCTGGCCACCTGGCTCCTCGCCCACCGACCCAAAAGGGTGGTCCTCCACGCCTTCGGCGGGCACCCGGCCCTCGAGGCAGCGGGCCTCGAGGTGGGAGCCTACTTTAGCTTCGCAGGCCCCCTCACCTACAAGAAAAACCAGGCCCTCTGGGAAGCCGCCCAAAGGCTTCCTTTGGCCCAGCTCCTGGTGGAAACCGACACCCCCTTCCTGCCCCCAGAACCCCACCGGGGAAAGCGCAACCTTCCCCACTACGTGCACCACACCCTGAACAAGCTTGCGGAGGTGCGGGGGGTGGCCTTGGAGGAAATAGAATCCATCACCGATCAGAACGCTAAAACCTGCTTCCGCTGGACATAG
- a CDS encoding phospholipase D-like domain-containing protein produces MRKLLFLLFLLLLPALAAPRLVVEPDDGVKPLLDLIASAREEILVKMYLWTPSRLDVVDALGEAVARGVKVKVLLEREPSGGRVDLTVFQALKERGVDVKLTTPFRFVFVHEKSLVVDRKRAWVGTMNLTGSSFTANREYALILDDPRQVAEVVKVFEADWEGKRLDLSQALLVWAPSRTLGGVKEGNARETLLTLIRRAKKEVFLEHQAMADPEVVATLKETLARGVRVRLVGSPQEPGDTYFLAGAEELRQAGADLRFLPDPYVHAKALVVDGEVALLGSLNLSANSLNANRELSVRFTHKEAPEAFARLLSVMERDFQAGLTENPFALPPLEGVIPWQEAPKYFGRIATVEGVVQQVEDRGTVAFLRFGPGESDLRLVVFPRSYALFRQPFPQSYLGKKVRARGRIVLYAGYYEIVLEDPSALEVLDGSP; encoded by the coding sequence ATGAGAAAACTTCTTTTCCTTCTTTTCCTCCTCCTTCTACCCGCCCTGGCCGCCCCCAGGCTGGTGGTGGAGCCGGACGATGGGGTTAAGCCGCTACTGGACCTCATCGCCTCGGCCCGGGAGGAAATCCTGGTGAAGATGTACCTCTGGACCCCAAGCCGCCTGGACGTGGTGGACGCCTTGGGAGAAGCCGTGGCCCGGGGCGTGAAGGTTAAGGTCCTTTTGGAGCGGGAGCCCTCCGGGGGACGGGTGGACCTCACGGTATTCCAGGCCCTGAAGGAACGGGGAGTAGACGTCAAGCTCACCACCCCCTTCCGCTTTGTCTTCGTCCACGAGAAAAGCCTGGTGGTGGACCGCAAGCGGGCCTGGGTGGGCACCATGAACCTCACGGGAAGTTCCTTCACCGCCAACCGGGAGTACGCCCTCATCCTGGACGATCCCAGACAGGTGGCGGAGGTGGTGAAGGTCTTTGAAGCGGACTGGGAGGGGAAAAGGCTGGATCTCTCCCAGGCGCTTCTGGTCTGGGCTCCAAGCCGTACCCTGGGCGGGGTCAAGGAGGGCAACGCCCGGGAAACCCTCCTCACCCTGATTCGCAGGGCCAAGAAAGAGGTTTTCCTGGAGCACCAGGCCATGGCCGACCCCGAGGTGGTGGCCACCCTCAAGGAAACCTTGGCCAGAGGGGTCCGGGTCCGCCTGGTGGGAAGCCCCCAGGAGCCGGGGGACACCTACTTCCTGGCGGGAGCGGAGGAGCTAAGGCAGGCCGGGGCGGATCTCCGCTTCCTACCCGATCCCTACGTGCACGCCAAAGCCCTGGTGGTGGACGGGGAGGTGGCCCTTCTGGGAAGCCTGAACCTGAGCGCCAATTCCTTAAACGCCAACCGGGAGCTTTCCGTGCGCTTCACCCACAAAGAAGCTCCCGAGGCCTTCGCCAGGCTCCTTTCCGTTATGGAAAGGGACTTCCAGGCAGGCCTTACCGAAAACCCCTTTGCCCTACCGCCCCTGGAAGGGGTCATCCCCTGGCAAGAGGCCCCGAAATACTTTGGCCGTATAGCCACGGTGGAAGGGGTGGTTCAGCAGGTGGAAGACCGGGGTACCGTGGCCTTCCTCCGGTTCGGACCCGGGGAAAGCGACCTGAGGCTGGTGGTTTTCCCAAGGAGTTACGCCCTCTTCCGGCAACCCTTCCCTCAAAGCTACCTGGGTAAGAAGGTAAGGGCCAGGGGGCGCATCGTGCTTTACGCCGGCTACTACGAGATCGTGCTAGAGGATCCCTCGGCCCTCGAGGTGCTGGATGGAAGCCCTTAA